The following are from one region of the Microtus ochrogaster isolate Prairie Vole_2 chromosome 17, MicOch1.0, whole genome shotgun sequence genome:
- the Slc39a14 gene encoding zinc transporter ZIP14 isoform X1: MKPLPCTLPSCLLLVLFGIWGPAPQTQASSATVPPLSATSFLEDLMKRYGESDSLTLPQLKALLKNLDVGVDRDNVTRPKEGHRNLSTCFSSGDLFAAHNFSEHSQIGMSEFQEFCPTILQQLDSRACTSPNQQTEENEQSEEGKPSAIEVWGYGILCVTVISLCSLMGASVVPFMKKTFYKRLLLYFIALAIGTLYSNALFQLIPEAFGFNPQDNYVSKSAVVFGGFYLFFFTEKILKMLLKQKNERHHGHNHFTSETLPSKKDQEEGVMEKLQNGDLDHMIPQHCNSELDGKAPGTDEKVIVSSMSVQDLQASQSACYWLKGVRYSDIGTLAWMITLSDGLHNFIDGLAIGASFTVSVFQGISTSVAILCEEFPHELGDFVILLNAGMSIQQALFFNFLSACCCYVGLAFGILAGSHFSANWIFALAGGMFLYIALADMFPEMNEVCQEDERKNSFLVPFVIQNLGLLTGFSIMLVLTMYSGQIQIG; this comes from the exons ATGAAGCCCCTGCCCTGCACCCTCCCTAGCTGCCTCCTGTTGGTGCTGTTTGGCATATGGGGACCTGCCCCCCAGACTCAGGCCTCCTCTGCTACCGTGCCGCCCCTCAGCGCCACCTCCTTCCTGGAAGATCTCATGAAACGCTATGGGGAGAGTGACAGCCTTACGCTGCCGCAGCTGAAGGCCTTGCTCAAAAACCTGGACGTGGGAGTGGACCGGGATAACGTTACTCGGCCCAAGGAAGGACACAGGAACCTCTCCACG TGCTTTAGCTCCGGAGACCTCTTCGCTGCCCACAATTTCAGCGAGCACTCTCAGATCGGGAtgagtgagtttcaggagttCTGCCCCACCATCCTCCAGCAGCTGGATTCCCGGGCTTGCACCTCCCCAAACCAGCAGACTGAGGAAAATGAGCAGTCAGAGGAGGGGAAGCCTAGTGCCATTGAAG TATGGGGGTATGGTATCCTCTGCGTTACCGtcatctccctctgctccctcatGGGGGCCAGCGTGGTACCCTTCATGAAGAAGACTTTTTACAAGAGGCTGCTGCTCTACTTCATAGCCTTGGCGATTGGAACCCTCTACTCCAACGCCCTCTTCCAGCTCATCCCCGAG GCGTTTGGTTTCAACCCTCAGGACAATTATGTCTCCAAGTCTGCGGTGGTGTTTGGGGgcttctaccttttcttttttacagagaAGATCCTGAAGATGCTCCTGAAGCAGAAAAATGAG CGCCATCACGGACACAACCATTTTACCTCTgagactctgccttccaagaagGACCAGGAGGAGGGTGTGATGGAGAAGCTGCAGAATGGGGACCTAGACCACATGATTCCTCAGCATTGCAACAGTGAGCTGGACGGCAAGGCGCCTGGCACGGACGAGAAGGTCATCGTAAGCTCCATGTCTGTGCAG GACCTGCAGGCATCTCAGAGTGCTTGCTACTGGCTCAAGGGGGTCCGATACTCTGATATTGGTACCCTGGCTTGGATGATCACCCTGAGCGACGGTCTCCACAATTTCATCGATGGCCTGGCTATTGGTGCCTCCTTCACCGTGTCTGTTTTCCAAGGCATCAGCACGTCGGTGGCCATTCTTTGTGAGGAATTCCCACACGAGCTGG GAGACTTTGTTATCCTGCTCAATGCTGGCATGAGCATCCAGCAGGCTCTCTTCTTCAACTTCCTTTCTGCTTGCTGCTGCTACGTGGGTCTGGCCTTTGGCATCCTGGCTGGAAGTCACTTCTCTGCCAACTGGATTTTTGCACTGGCTGGAGGAATGTTCTTGTACATTGCTCTTGCGGATATG ttCCCAGAGATGAACGAGGTCTGCCAAGAGGATGAAAGGAAGAACAGCTTCTTGGTCCCCTTTGTCATCCAGAATCTTGGCCTCCTGACCGGCTTCTCCATCATGCTGGTCCTCACGATGTATTCAGGGCAGATTCAGATTGGGTAG
- the Slc39a14 gene encoding zinc transporter ZIP14 isoform X2, with translation MKPLPCTLPSCLLLVLFGIWGPAPQTQASSATVPPLSATSFLEDLMKRYGESDSLTLPQLKALLKNLDVGVDRDNVTRPKEGHRNLSTCFSSGDLFAAHNFSEHSQIGMSEFQEFCPTILQQLDSRACTSPNQQTEENEQSEEGKPSAIEVWGFGFLSVSLINLASLLGVLVLPCTEKAFFSRVLTYFIALSIGTLLSNALFQLIPEAFGFNPQDNYVSKSAVVFGGFYLFFFTEKILKMLLKQKNERHHGHNHFTSETLPSKKDQEEGVMEKLQNGDLDHMIPQHCNSELDGKAPGTDEKVIVSSMSVQDLQASQSACYWLKGVRYSDIGTLAWMITLSDGLHNFIDGLAIGASFTVSVFQGISTSVAILCEEFPHELGDFVILLNAGMSIQQALFFNFLSACCCYVGLAFGILAGSHFSANWIFALAGGMFLYIALADMFPEMNEVCQEDERKNSFLVPFVIQNLGLLTGFSIMLVLTMYSGQIQIG, from the exons ATGAAGCCCCTGCCCTGCACCCTCCCTAGCTGCCTCCTGTTGGTGCTGTTTGGCATATGGGGACCTGCCCCCCAGACTCAGGCCTCCTCTGCTACCGTGCCGCCCCTCAGCGCCACCTCCTTCCTGGAAGATCTCATGAAACGCTATGGGGAGAGTGACAGCCTTACGCTGCCGCAGCTGAAGGCCTTGCTCAAAAACCTGGACGTGGGAGTGGACCGGGATAACGTTACTCGGCCCAAGGAAGGACACAGGAACCTCTCCACG TGCTTTAGCTCCGGAGACCTCTTCGCTGCCCACAATTTCAGCGAGCACTCTCAGATCGGGAtgagtgagtttcaggagttCTGCCCCACCATCCTCCAGCAGCTGGATTCCCGGGCTTGCACCTCCCCAAACCAGCAGACTGAGGAAAATGAGCAGTCAGAGGAGGGGAAGCCTAGTGCCATTGAAG TGTGGGGCTTTGGGTTCCTCAGTGTCTCACTGATTAACCTGGCCTCTCTCCTGGGAGTCCTGGTCCTGCCGTGCACGGAGAAAGCGTTTTTCAGCCGTGTGCTCACTTACTTCATCGCCCTGTCCATTGGAACGCTGCTCTCTAACGCGCTCTTCCAGCTCATCCCAGAG GCGTTTGGTTTCAACCCTCAGGACAATTATGTCTCCAAGTCTGCGGTGGTGTTTGGGGgcttctaccttttcttttttacagagaAGATCCTGAAGATGCTCCTGAAGCAGAAAAATGAG CGCCATCACGGACACAACCATTTTACCTCTgagactctgccttccaagaagGACCAGGAGGAGGGTGTGATGGAGAAGCTGCAGAATGGGGACCTAGACCACATGATTCCTCAGCATTGCAACAGTGAGCTGGACGGCAAGGCGCCTGGCACGGACGAGAAGGTCATCGTAAGCTCCATGTCTGTGCAG GACCTGCAGGCATCTCAGAGTGCTTGCTACTGGCTCAAGGGGGTCCGATACTCTGATATTGGTACCCTGGCTTGGATGATCACCCTGAGCGACGGTCTCCACAATTTCATCGATGGCCTGGCTATTGGTGCCTCCTTCACCGTGTCTGTTTTCCAAGGCATCAGCACGTCGGTGGCCATTCTTTGTGAGGAATTCCCACACGAGCTGG GAGACTTTGTTATCCTGCTCAATGCTGGCATGAGCATCCAGCAGGCTCTCTTCTTCAACTTCCTTTCTGCTTGCTGCTGCTACGTGGGTCTGGCCTTTGGCATCCTGGCTGGAAGTCACTTCTCTGCCAACTGGATTTTTGCACTGGCTGGAGGAATGTTCTTGTACATTGCTCTTGCGGATATG ttCCCAGAGATGAACGAGGTCTGCCAAGAGGATGAAAGGAAGAACAGCTTCTTGGTCCCCTTTGTCATCCAGAATCTTGGCCTCCTGACCGGCTTCTCCATCATGCTGGTCCTCACGATGTATTCAGGGCAGATTCAGATTGGGTAG